In one window of Microplitis demolitor isolate Queensland-Clemson2020A chromosome 4, iyMicDemo2.1a, whole genome shotgun sequence DNA:
- the LOC103571485 gene encoding uncharacterized protein LOC103571485, with translation MIKMNLVLLKFIFLGFLMAGARGKSAELKVPEIVDPREEKVILECNYNLDGEELYSVTWFKDGNEFFRYMPSAMPGKLHQQQQQQRQSLSSTRGADPALAAANSVATKAFNVQDGVAQVELSESNDKRVVIRQHLGDKWINVTGSYGCQVSGEAPKFDIVYDEAVINVGVLPQRDPVIENLRTHYDIGDILEAQCISAPSYPPSKLSFLVNGQEVEKSLTTQFPSVGNVEGSVVSTTRLGLSMSLKRQDFTATSASLHLVCRSILPGIPGAKARETKAIIFLTASNEKLAQEAPTPFSSTAHTNYSHLDNNKFSLLIIITFIITKL, from the exons ATGATTAAAATGAATCTCGTactacttaaatttatttttcttggatTTTTAATGGCAG GAGCCCGGGGTAAATCCGCAGAGCTAAAGGTACCAGAAATAGTGGATCCACGTGAAGAAAAAGTAATACTAGAATGCAACTACAATCTCGACGGCGAGGAATTGTATTCGGTTACTTGGTTCAAAGATGGTAATGAGTTTTTTAGGTATATGCCGAGTGCAATGCCAGGAAAATTACaccaacagcaacagcaacagaGGCAGTCATTGTCAAGTACCAGAGGCGCAGATCCAGCCTTAGCCGCGGCGAATTCTGTGGCGACTAAGGCATTTAATGTACAAGATGGGGTGGCGCAAGTTGAGTTgagtgaaagcaacgacaAACGTGTTGTCATACGACAACACTTGGGTGACAAGTGGATAAATGTAACCGGATCTTATGGTTGCCAAGTGTCAGGAGAGGCTCCTAAGTTTGATATTGTCTACGATGAGGCGGTTATTAATGTCGGAGTACTCCCACAGCGGGATCCAGTTATCGAAAATTTAAGAACTCACTATGATATCGGTGATATTCTTGAGGCTCAGTGCATTTCCGCCCCGAGTTACCCACCATCGAAATTGTCATTTCTTGTCAATGGTCAAGAG GTGGAGAAATCATTGACGACACAATTCCCCAGCGTGGGTAACGTCGAGGGTAGTGTCGTCTCGACAACACGTCTTGGATTGTCAATGTCACTTAAGCGTCAGGACTTTACTGCTACGTCAGCAAGTCTCCATCTTGTGTGCCGATCGATTCTACCAGGTATACCAGGTGCCAAGGCCCGCGAGACCAAAGCGATCATTTTCCTTACTGCCAGCAATGAGAAACTTGCCCAAGAGGCACCGACACCCTTTTCTTCCACCGCCCACACAAATTATTCTCATTTAgacaacaataaattttccttactTATTATCATCACTTTTATCATCACCAAACTCTAG
- the LOC103571499 gene encoding FK506-binding protein 59 isoform X2 codes for MAVDISPKNDGGVLKEIIKEGLGEETPSPGSKVKVHYTGTLLDGSKFDSSKDRNEPFEFNLAQGNVIKAWDIGVATMKKGEVAILTCAPEYAYGKSGSPPKIPPDATLKFEVEVLDWVGEDLSPNLDASIQRFQIVSGSKEDGYPNDGALVDIHLVGKYNDRVFEERDVKFNLGEGEDVGIIEGVESALSRFAVGEKSRLLIKSKFAFKKTGHQEFNIPPDADVEYIVEMKAFEKAADIWSMEPETKIEQAKLSKDKATNYFKAGKYPMAIKMCKKVVEFLESESTFDDKLKPERNQVLLSAHLNLGLFYLKTNDNFEAKNACTKALDIDPSNEKALFRRGQALLALSQPEEAKKDFEQVIKVEPNNTAAVKQIAVCRELIMKNRAQEKKLYANMFEKMARADKQ; via the exons aTGGCCGTGGACATTTCACCGAAAAATGATGGCGGAGTTTTgaaggaaataataaaagaaggTCTGGGAGAGGAGACACCATCACCCGGGTCCAAAGTCAAAGTTCACTACACCGGAACTCTTCTTGACGGAAGTAAATTTGACTCGAGCAAAGACAGGAATGAACCATTCGAGTTTAATCTGGCCCAGGGTAATGTCATCAAGGCCTGGGACATCGGGGTCGCGACGATGAAAAAAGGAGAAGTCGCCATCCTGACCTGCGCCCCAGAATACGCTTACGGTAAAAGTGGATCCCCGCCAAAGATTCCTCCAGACGCGACTCTGAAATTTGAAGTTGAAGTTCTCGACTGGGTCGGTGAGGACTTGAGCCCTAATTTAGACGCCAGCATCCAGAGATTCCAGATCGTTTCTGGGTCCAAGGAAGACGGATACCCCAATGATGGAGCTCTTGTTGaca ttcaCCTGGTGGGAAAATACAACGACCGGGTCTTCGAGGAACGGGACGTCAAGTTTAATCTCGGGGAAGGCGAAGATGTGGGAATAATTGAAGGAGTTGAATCTGCGCTGAGTAGATTTGCCGTTGGTGAGAAATCACGTTTGCTGATAAAGAGCAAATTCGCTTTTAAGAAAACCGGCCACCAGGAATTTAATATCCCACCTGATGCTGATGTTGAGTACATCGTCGAGATGAAAGCGTTTGAAAaa gCTGCGGATATTTGGTCGATGGAACCGGAAACAAAAATAGAACAGGCAAAACTGAGTAAAGACAAAGCgacaaattatttcaaagcTGGTAAATATCCGATGGCGATAAAAATGTGCAAAAAAGTCGTCGAGTTCCTGGAGAGCGAAAGCacttttgatgataaattgaAACCCGAGAGAAACCAAGTGCTGCTGTCGGCACATTTGAATCTCGGGCTGTTTTATCTCAAGACCAATGACAATTTCGAGGCGAAAAATGCCTGCACTAAAGCTCTTGACATTGATCCGAGCAACGAGAAAGCTTTGTTCAGACGGGGACAAGCTCTGCTGGCACTATCGCAACCGGAAGAAGCTAAGAAAGATTTCGAGCAGGTCATCAAAGTCGAGCCCAACAATACGGCTGCGGTAAAACAGATCGCAGTTTGTCGCGAGTTGATAATGAAAAACCGCGcccaggaaaaaaaattatatgcgaatatgtttgaaaaaatggCACGTGCTGATAAAcag taa
- the LOC103571499 gene encoding FK506-binding protein 59 isoform X1, whose product MAVDISPKNDGGVLKEIIKEGLGEETPSPGSKVKVHYTGTLLDGSKFDSSKDRNEPFEFNLAQGNVIKAWDIGVATMKKGEVAILTCAPEYAYGKSGSPPKIPPDATLKFEVEVLDWVGEDLSPNLDASIQRFQIVSGSKEDGYPNDGALVDIHLVGKYNDRVFEERDVKFNLGEGEDVGIIEGVESALSRFAVGEKSRLLIKSKFAFKKTGHQEFNIPPDADVEYIVEMKAFEKAADIWSMEPETKIEQAKLSKDKATNYFKAGKYPMAIKMCKKVVEFLESESTFDDKLKPERNQVLLSAHLNLGLFYLKTNDNFEAKNACTKALDIDPSNEKALFRRGQALLALSQPEEAKKDFEQVIKVEPNNTAAVKQIAVCRELIMKNRAQEKKLYANMFEKMARADKQKEEEILRRQPDVMQGTLGEWGQEERPGGRDATAFEKENPNILMLNANGTGEFQNM is encoded by the exons aTGGCCGTGGACATTTCACCGAAAAATGATGGCGGAGTTTTgaaggaaataataaaagaaggTCTGGGAGAGGAGACACCATCACCCGGGTCCAAAGTCAAAGTTCACTACACCGGAACTCTTCTTGACGGAAGTAAATTTGACTCGAGCAAAGACAGGAATGAACCATTCGAGTTTAATCTGGCCCAGGGTAATGTCATCAAGGCCTGGGACATCGGGGTCGCGACGATGAAAAAAGGAGAAGTCGCCATCCTGACCTGCGCCCCAGAATACGCTTACGGTAAAAGTGGATCCCCGCCAAAGATTCCTCCAGACGCGACTCTGAAATTTGAAGTTGAAGTTCTCGACTGGGTCGGTGAGGACTTGAGCCCTAATTTAGACGCCAGCATCCAGAGATTCCAGATCGTTTCTGGGTCCAAGGAAGACGGATACCCCAATGATGGAGCTCTTGTTGaca ttcaCCTGGTGGGAAAATACAACGACCGGGTCTTCGAGGAACGGGACGTCAAGTTTAATCTCGGGGAAGGCGAAGATGTGGGAATAATTGAAGGAGTTGAATCTGCGCTGAGTAGATTTGCCGTTGGTGAGAAATCACGTTTGCTGATAAAGAGCAAATTCGCTTTTAAGAAAACCGGCCACCAGGAATTTAATATCCCACCTGATGCTGATGTTGAGTACATCGTCGAGATGAAAGCGTTTGAAAaa gCTGCGGATATTTGGTCGATGGAACCGGAAACAAAAATAGAACAGGCAAAACTGAGTAAAGACAAAGCgacaaattatttcaaagcTGGTAAATATCCGATGGCGATAAAAATGTGCAAAAAAGTCGTCGAGTTCCTGGAGAGCGAAAGCacttttgatgataaattgaAACCCGAGAGAAACCAAGTGCTGCTGTCGGCACATTTGAATCTCGGGCTGTTTTATCTCAAGACCAATGACAATTTCGAGGCGAAAAATGCCTGCACTAAAGCTCTTGACATTGATCCGAGCAACGAGAAAGCTTTGTTCAGACGGGGACAAGCTCTGCTGGCACTATCGCAACCGGAAGAAGCTAAGAAAGATTTCGAGCAGGTCATCAAAGTCGAGCCCAACAATACGGCTGCGGTAAAACAGATCGCAGTTTGTCGCGAGTTGATAATGAAAAACCGCGcccaggaaaaaaaattatatgcgaatatgtttgaaaaaatggCACGTGCTGATAAAcag AAAGAAGAGGAGATATTGCGTCGACAGCCGGATGTTATGCAAGGAACACTTGGGGAATGGGGACAAGAGGAAAGACCTGGAGGCAGAGACGCAACAGCCTTTGAAAAAGAGAATCCAAATATTCTTATGTTGAACGCCAACGGAACTGGagaatttcaaaatatgtGA